The genomic stretch TCAGCCAGTTGGGTCACGGGTCCGTGTTCACCTTTAGCCTGCCCGTGGAGCGCAGCCAGGGCAGACGGCAATGAGTTCCGCGAATATTCTGGTGGTTGACGACGAGCCTCAGATTCGGCGTGTGATGCGCACCACTTTGGCGAGCCAGGGTTACACGATCAAGGAAGCGCGCAGCGGCGAAGAAGCCCTGGAAATGCTCGGAAGCGAGCAGCCCGATCTGGTTCTTCTGGACGTGAACATGCCAGGAATGGGCGGGCTGGCGGCCTGCCGGGAAATTCGAGAACGTTCCGACGTCCCCATCATCATTCTTACGGTCCGGAATGCGGAAAAAGACAAGGTGCAGGCGCTCGACGCAGGAGCGGACGACTATGTAGTGAAGCCCTTCGGGATCGAGGAGCTTCTTGCCCGCATCCGCGCCGCTCTCCGCCGGTCATCTGCCGCGGAGCCCCTGGCTCCCGTGGATACGCCCGATCTCCACATTGATTTTGAGAGCCGCAAAGTCCTTGTCCAAGGGCGGCCGGTTCGATTGACTCCCAAGGAATTTGGCTTGCTTAGACAACTCGTCGCCAATCCAGGCAAGCCCATTGCGCACCGCAGTCTGTTGCAGGCGGTCTGGGGACCGGACTACGGAGAGGAAACAGAATACCTTCGGGTGTTCATCAATCAGCTTCGCAAAAAAATCGAGCCTGATCCGCACCACCCTCGCTATATTTGCACCGAGCCCTGGGTCGGCTACCGCTTTGAATTGCCCCGGGCCAGCTCCGCAAAAACTCGCCGTTGATTGAGATGCTCCCTTAGTGAAGCGGATGGCGCTGATCCAATTCGAGATTCAGCTCCAGCACATTTACGCGCGGCTCGCCAAGAAACCCGAGATCGCGATCTTTTGTGTGTTTCTTCACTAAACCACGCACCTCGTCCTCTTTAATACCGCGTGCGCTGGCCACGCGTGGAATCTGGAACTCCGCGGCCGCAGGAGAGATGTCCG from Terriglobia bacterium encodes the following:
- a CDS encoding response regulator transcription factor; protein product: MSSANILVVDDEPQIRRVMRTTLASQGYTIKEARSGEEALEMLGSEQPDLVLLDVNMPGMGGLAACREIRERSDVPIIILTVRNAEKDKVQALDAGADDYVVKPFGIEELLARIRAALRRSSAAEPLAPVDTPDLHIDFESRKVLVQGRPVRLTPKEFGLLRQLVANPGKPIAHRSLLQAVWGPDYGEETEYLRVFINQLRKKIEPDPHHPRYICTEPWVGYRFELPRASSAKTRR